From a region of the Zingiber officinale cultivar Zhangliang chromosome 10B, Zo_v1.1, whole genome shotgun sequence genome:
- the LOC122028583 gene encoding guanine nucleotide exchange factor SPIKE 1-like isoform X2, which translates to MDIDSLNIEDFLAIGVIFFATDFVRTLQDPKRKVHKSIKGVLKLEVEKLHTSLVDVDNISDGGNIIIDSNDDVRGHQADQILIVKAQKD; encoded by the exons ATGGATATTGACTCATTGAATATCGAAGACTTTCTtg CAATAGGTGTCATATTTTTTGCCACAGATTTTGTCCGCACCTTGCAG GATCCTAAAAGAAAGGTACACAAGTCTATTAAAGGTGTATTGAAATTGGAGGTTGAAAAGCTTCATACTTCACTGGTTGATGTGGACAATATCTCTGACGGTGGAAACATAATCATTGACTCAAATGATGATG TTAGAGGGCATCAAGCTGatcaaattttaattgtaaaagcACAGAAG GACTAG
- the LOC122028583 gene encoding sodium/hydrogen exchanger 3-like isoform X1, with translation MDIDSLNIEDFLAIGVIFFATDFVRTLQILNQDKTPLLYSLVFGKGVVNDAIAVVLFNAIQNFVLVWACVCYCGDIKFKQSQSELYKVLTSVDLSA, from the exons ATGGATATTGACTCATTGAATATCGAAGACTTTCTtg CAATAGGTGTCATATTTTTTGCCACAGATTTTGTCCGCACCTTGCAG ATTCTTAATCAAGACAAAACACCTCTATTATATAGCTTGGTATTTGGCAAAGGAGTTGTTAATGATGCTATAGCTGTTGTGCTCTTCAATGCAATTCAGAACTTTGTTCTTGTATGGGCATGTGtctgttattgtggagatataaAATTTAAACAAAGTCAAAGTGAGTTATACAAAGTACTTACCTCTGTTGATTTATCTGCATAA